In a single window of the Candidatus Cloacimonadota bacterium genome:
- a CDS encoding oligosaccharide flippase family protein, giving the protein MGYKANITSNLTNQVLRVLVGALTGIVVARVLGPRGQGQVAYIILIFTLLGDYGSLGLNNAVMYFKKRGKLDTGHLFNVNLTALSLLSLAIGAVVLLLRATGLALTGYNYLYIFGGIVFVTADLYFSCFHSWYISDERILESNKSIIIVFFIKSAAILLFWLLGWLTPASFFGVTVLSMLLNAVFLRAGLKQSFRPAFDLNLLKAEYAYGGILWLGAVFAFLHYRVDQIMIKHILGVSELGVYTVAVNLAELMFLIPISITPALLGRLYNTDDPAAARRVMAQTFKLNLYVCVVLAAIGIPCSLLIPLFYGQAYAGAVYSTVVLLVGVVFASLAKVAAPHFFTQGKPGFHLAATFLTLALNVVLNFILIPLKGIGGAAIASTVSYLAYALFYLGLFLFREKFSLRELLILKAADIRGFWRNDEPS; this is encoded by the coding sequence ATGGGATATAAGGCTAATATTACCAGCAATCTTACCAACCAGGTCCTGAGGGTGCTGGTCGGAGCCCTTACCGGCATTGTAGTGGCGCGGGTTTTGGGCCCGCGGGGGCAGGGTCAGGTGGCCTATATCATCCTCATCTTCACCTTGCTGGGGGATTACGGTAGCCTGGGGCTCAACAACGCCGTGATGTACTTCAAGAAACGCGGCAAGCTGGATACCGGGCATCTTTTCAATGTCAACCTGACCGCTCTCAGCCTGCTGTCCCTGGCTATCGGCGCGGTTGTGCTGCTTTTGCGCGCAACAGGACTGGCCCTGACTGGCTACAATTACCTCTATATCTTCGGCGGGATCGTCTTTGTGACTGCCGATCTGTATTTCTCCTGCTTCCATTCATGGTATATCAGTGACGAGCGCATTCTCGAAAGCAATAAAAGCATCATCATAGTGTTTTTCATCAAAAGCGCCGCCATCCTTCTGTTCTGGCTGCTGGGTTGGTTGACTCCGGCCAGCTTTTTCGGGGTGACAGTTCTGTCCATGCTCTTGAACGCGGTGTTCCTGAGAGCGGGGCTGAAACAGAGTTTCCGGCCGGCATTCGACCTGAATCTGCTTAAGGCAGAATACGCCTATGGGGGCATCCTTTGGCTGGGGGCGGTTTTTGCCTTTCTCCACTACCGGGTGGACCAGATCATGATCAAGCACATACTGGGTGTGAGTGAACTGGGTGTCTATACAGTGGCTGTGAACCTGGCGGAACTGATGTTTCTGATCCCCATCAGCATCACACCAGCACTGCTGGGAAGGCTTTACAATACAGACGATCCCGCCGCCGCGCGACGGGTAATGGCCCAGACCTTCAAGCTGAACCTCTATGTCTGTGTTGTCCTGGCCGCCATCGGCATCCCCTGCAGCCTGCTGATACCGCTTTTCTACGGCCAGGCCTATGCCGGGGCTGTGTATAGCACTGTGGTCCTGCTGGTGGGCGTGGTCTTCGCTTCCCTGGCCAAGGTCGCGGCGCCGCATTTCTTCACCCAGGGCAAGCCGGGCTTCCATCTTGCTGCCACCTTCCTGACCCTGGCTCTGAACGTCGTGCTCAACTTCATCCTGATCCCGCTGAAAGGCATCGGAGGGGCTGCCATCGCCTCCACTGTTTCCTATCTGGCTTACGCGCTGTTCTATCTGGGGCTGTTCCTGTTCCGCGAAAAATTCAGCCTCCGGGAATTGCTGATCCTTAAAGCAGCCGATATACGCGGTTTTTGGAGAAACGATGAGCCAAGCTGA